The following coding sequences lie in one Psychrobacter arenosus genomic window:
- the dapC gene encoding succinyldiaminopimelate transaminase: MNHKLNDLHPYPFAKMATLLANSAPALDFKEIKLGIGEPKHAPPTFVLDVLTENLDKIAHYPTTNGIFELRQTIAHWLEGRFMLHHVNPNTQVLPVMGTREAIFSSVQAIINLPSETTGIKSAAASAKPLIVMPNPFYQIYEGAALLAGAEPYFVPCTAANNFKGDYRSIPAQVWEHTQMVFVCSPNNPTGAVMSFEDWEDLLRLSDRYGFVIASDECYSELYFDTPPVGLLQACAMLGRHDFKNCLVFHSLSKRSNLPGLRSGFVAGDAQILAKYLQYRTYHGCAMPIPHQLASIAAWQDENHVGENRRLYKEKFALWMTELGDTLDLTMPDAGFYLWVRVPAGFTDADGELDDEAFVRALFEQVNIHALAGRYLSREVEGINPGKGYVRIALVASLEENQEAIDRIKALLAVPVATRTTA, from the coding sequence ATGAATCACAAACTTAACGACCTCCATCCTTACCCCTTTGCCAAGATGGCGACTTTACTAGCCAATAGCGCGCCAGCCCTTGATTTTAAAGAAATCAAGCTGGGTATAGGCGAGCCAAAACATGCGCCGCCGACCTTTGTGTTGGACGTATTAACAGAAAACTTGGACAAAATAGCCCATTATCCTACGACGAACGGTATCTTTGAGCTGCGCCAAACCATCGCTCATTGGCTAGAAGGCCGCTTTATGCTGCACCACGTCAACCCCAATACCCAAGTATTGCCGGTTATGGGCACTCGTGAAGCTATCTTTAGTAGCGTGCAAGCTATAATTAACCTACCGTCAGAAACGACAGGAATAAAGTCCGCTGCCGCTTCTGCTAAGCCGTTAATAGTTATGCCGAATCCGTTCTACCAAATTTATGAAGGCGCCGCCTTACTTGCAGGTGCTGAGCCTTATTTTGTGCCTTGTACAGCCGCCAATAATTTTAAAGGGGACTACCGCAGTATACCGGCGCAAGTTTGGGAACATACCCAAATGGTTTTTGTCTGTAGCCCCAATAACCCCACGGGTGCGGTCATGAGCTTTGAGGATTGGGAAGACTTACTGCGCCTGTCCGACCGCTACGGCTTTGTCATCGCCAGTGATGAGTGCTATAGCGAGCTGTATTTTGATACGCCGCCCGTAGGATTGCTGCAAGCTTGTGCGATGCTAGGCCGTCATGATTTTAAAAATTGCTTAGTGTTCCACTCGTTATCCAAGCGCTCTAACTTACCAGGGCTGCGCTCAGGTTTCGTTGCCGGTGACGCACAGATTTTGGCTAAATACCTGCAGTATCGTACCTATCACGGTTGCGCCATGCCCATACCCCATCAGTTGGCGTCAATAGCGGCTTGGCAAGACGAAAACCATGTCGGCGAAAACCGTCGCTTGTATAAAGAGAAGTTTGCTCTGTGGATGACTGAGCTAGGTGATACTTTAGATCTCACTATGCCTGATGCAGGCTTTTATCTGTGGGTGCGCGTGCCGGCAGGCTTTACAGACGCTGATGGCGAGCTCGATGACGAAGCTTTTGTCCGAGCTTTATTTGAGCAGGTCAATATCCATGCGCTAGCCGGTCGTTATCTATCGCGCGAAGTCGAAGGTATTAATCCTGGTAAAGGCTATGTCCGGATTGCACTCGTGGCTAGTTTAGAAGAGAATCAAGAGGCTATCGACCGTATTAAAGCCTTACTGGCTGTCCCTGTGGCTACCCGTACTACAGCTTGA
- the map gene encoding type I methionyl aminopeptidase, with the protein MMKKTSLIQSPGALDKMRVAGKLASDVLVMLDEHVKVGVTTETLNQIAHDYIVNVQQAIPAPLNYNGFPKSICTSVNHVVCHGIPTDSKILKDGDIINIDVTVIKDGYYGDTSKMWIVGNGSIMAQRICDVAQKALYAGMSVVKDGAYLGDIGAAIQEVVEPERFSIVREFCGHGISNEFHHEPQILHYGKKGTGMQLKTGMTFTIEPMINQGVWQTKVLADEWTAVTKDRKLSAQWEHTMVVTDNGCEVFTTRPEEDLSFLNS; encoded by the coding sequence ATGATGAAAAAGACTTCTTTAATTCAATCTCCCGGAGCGCTCGATAAAATGCGTGTGGCGGGAAAGCTGGCCAGCGACGTGTTGGTCATGCTCGATGAGCACGTCAAAGTTGGTGTGACGACCGAAACTTTAAACCAAATTGCCCATGACTATATTGTCAATGTCCAACAAGCCATCCCTGCTCCTCTGAACTACAATGGCTTCCCGAAGTCTATCTGTACTTCAGTGAACCACGTGGTATGCCACGGTATCCCTACTGACAGTAAAATCCTTAAAGATGGCGATATCATTAACATTGATGTGACCGTCATCAAAGATGGCTATTACGGCGACACTTCAAAAATGTGGATCGTCGGCAATGGCTCAATTATGGCGCAGCGCATCTGTGACGTCGCGCAAAAGGCCTTGTATGCGGGCATGAGTGTGGTCAAAGACGGCGCTTATTTAGGCGATATCGGCGCGGCTATCCAAGAAGTGGTAGAACCTGAGCGCTTTAGTATCGTCCGCGAATTCTGTGGTCACGGCATTAGTAATGAGTTCCACCATGAGCCGCAGATTCTACATTACGGTAAAAAAGGTACAGGCATGCAGCTGAAGACCGGCATGACCTTCACCATTGAGCCGATGATTAACCAAGGTGTCTGGCAGACTAAAGTACTGGCCGATGAGTGGACTGCAGTGACAAAAGACCGCAAGCTTTCCGCGCAGTGGGAACATACTATGGTGGTAACGGATAATGGCTGTGAAGTCTTTACCACGCGTCCTGAAGAGGACTTAAGCTTTTTAAATAGCTAG
- a CDS encoding esterase/lipase family protein encodes MHKKTNRLPLLSASIALSALGMLAMTSTSASASSTYYTCDAPTSCKKVDKRYLTTSYNDTKYPIVLVHGFLGWNRLAGVLDYFNGVPQTLMSNGADVFTTKTSSVNSSEVRGEQLLKQINYVTAITGANKVNLVGHSQGGLDSRYIATVAPAKVASVTEVSSPNKGSGTSDFVVATLIDNKATANQLGGKVLIAAVEAIGVSSDILSGVPLDKLQDQSSLNFVTTTTTEASADFNAKYPAPLPSTYCGQPTATKATNGVPYYSWAGTGNVTNILDPSDYVLALTGQTHKGVPNDGLVDHCSTRVGYVVRDDYRMNHLDTINQLLGLSSLIETNPLTVYRTQANRLKNAGY; translated from the coding sequence ATGCACAAAAAAACCAATCGTTTGCCATTGCTCTCTGCTAGTATCGCGCTCTCTGCTTTAGGGATGCTGGCGATGACCTCAACTTCCGCCTCTGCCAGTAGCACGTATTACACTTGCGATGCGCCGACGAGCTGTAAAAAAGTCGATAAAAGGTATCTCACTACCAGTTATAACGATACTAAGTATCCCATCGTCTTAGTCCATGGGTTTTTGGGTTGGAATAGGTTAGCGGGTGTCCTAGATTATTTTAACGGCGTGCCGCAAACGTTGATGAGTAATGGTGCCGATGTGTTCACAACCAAGACTTCTTCGGTCAACTCCTCAGAGGTGCGTGGCGAGCAGCTGCTTAAACAGATTAACTACGTGACGGCGATTACTGGCGCTAACAAGGTCAATCTGGTGGGGCACAGTCAAGGCGGGTTAGACAGTCGTTATATTGCCACCGTCGCCCCCGCTAAAGTAGCTTCTGTCACGGAAGTCTCCAGTCCCAATAAAGGCTCAGGCACCAGTGACTTTGTGGTAGCAACCCTTATTGACAATAAAGCGACTGCCAATCAGTTGGGCGGCAAGGTTTTGATTGCAGCGGTTGAAGCCATAGGCGTCTCTTCCGATATTCTTTCCGGGGTTCCGCTAGATAAACTACAAGATCAAAGCAGTCTCAATTTTGTGACGACCACGACGACTGAAGCCAGTGCTGATTTCAATGCAAAATATCCTGCACCGCTACCGTCAACCTATTGTGGTCAACCAACGGCGACGAAAGCCACCAATGGCGTGCCTTATTATTCATGGGCAGGAACAGGTAACGTGACCAATATTTTAGATCCGTCCGATTACGTGTTGGCTTTGACCGGCCAGACCCACAAGGGGGTGCCTAATGATGGCTTGGTTGATCATTGCTCTACTCGCGTCGGTTACGTGGTTCGTGATGATTATCGTATGAACCATTTGGACACTATTAATCAATTGCTCGGCTTATCGTCATTGATTGAGACCAACCCATTGACCGTGTATCGCACGCAGGCGAACCGCCTCAAAAATGCGGGCTATTAA
- a CDS encoding esterase/lipase family protein, which produces MKLSLASMSAIAASAMLFTLPATSAQAANYYNCANATGCKLVNQQRATSNHTATQYPVVMAHGLGGWTRLFGVVDYWYGIPQTLMQGGTEVYATKTSAVHDSEYRGEQLLQQVRTISAISGKPKVNLFGHSHGGHDIRYVAAIAPELVASVTAVSSPGQGSKMADWVVKMVTEGSAKDGYAPGEFNLGSQAALGFFHFVGGFMDAGSGVPLNQLQEQDGWKAVVALTTDYTKGFNKKFPAAMPTKYCGMPADTKVNGIPYYSFSGVGQVTNGLDPSDYMLALTSLSFGDEPNDGLVSKCSSRLGYVIRDDYKMNHLDSVNQAFGLTAWLQPDPKSIYRTQVNRLRTAGL; this is translated from the coding sequence ATGAAGCTTTCTTTAGCCTCTATGAGTGCTATCGCCGCCAGTGCGATGCTGTTTACTCTACCCGCTACCAGCGCTCAAGCCGCCAACTATTATAACTGTGCCAATGCTACCGGCTGTAAGTTGGTCAACCAGCAGCGCGCCACTTCCAACCATACCGCTACTCAATATCCTGTCGTGATGGCGCATGGCCTCGGGGGCTGGACGCGACTATTTGGAGTGGTGGACTATTGGTACGGCATTCCCCAAACCCTCATGCAGGGCGGCACCGAGGTCTACGCCACTAAGACCTCTGCGGTACACGATAGTGAATACCGCGGCGAGCAGCTATTGCAGCAAGTACGCACCATTAGCGCTATTTCTGGCAAACCAAAAGTCAACTTATTTGGCCACAGTCATGGCGGTCATGATATCCGCTATGTGGCAGCGATAGCGCCCGAATTGGTCGCGTCAGTCACGGCCGTTTCCAGTCCGGGTCAAGGCTCAAAAATGGCGGATTGGGTGGTGAAAATGGTCACGGAAGGCAGTGCGAAAGATGGCTATGCCCCCGGTGAATTTAACTTAGGCAGTCAAGCGGCACTAGGTTTCTTCCATTTTGTCGGCGGCTTTATGGATGCCGGCTCTGGCGTGCCCCTAAACCAGCTGCAAGAGCAAGATGGTTGGAAAGCGGTTGTCGCGCTTACGACCGACTATACCAAAGGCTTTAATAAGAAGTTCCCAGCCGCTATGCCCACCAAATATTGTGGTATGCCTGCTGACACTAAAGTGAATGGCATCCCTTATTACTCGTTTAGCGGAGTAGGGCAAGTCACCAATGGTCTCGACCCCTCCGACTATATGTTGGCGCTGACTTCGCTGAGCTTTGGTGATGAGCCCAATGATGGCCTGGTATCTAAATGCTCAAGCCGCCTAGGCTACGTCATCCGTGATGATTATAAGATGAACCATTTGGACTCTGTCAACCAAGCCTTCGGCCTTACCGCTTGGCTGCAACCAGACCCGAAATCAATCTACCGTACTCAAGTGAATCGTCTGCGTACAGCCGGTTTATAA
- a CDS encoding esterase/lipase family protein — MKKPPNRLKLLSASAALSAIGMLALGSTTASASGTYYTCDTPTSCKKVDKRILTTSYNATKYPIVMAHGFLGWNRMLGIVDYFNGIPQTLISNGADVFTTKTTTVNSSEVRGEELLKQVRMIKAITGSKKVNLVGHSQGGLDSRYVAGVDPQAIASITTVASPHTGAGLADILSESTRENGTGDFNLNGKILSTIVEIIGGGISTAAGTPLTQAEKQNAMNALDSISEKAFIQFNKDYPAPIPSSYCGQPPANNVMNGVAYYSFSGVGQITNILDPSDYLLQLTGSLYDKDDLNDGVVTKCSSRVGKVIRDDYKMNHLDSINQFLGLVSWAETNPLPVYRQQINRLKNDGY; from the coding sequence ATGAAAAAACCACCTAACCGTCTCAAGCTACTCTCTGCCAGCGCTGCTCTTTCTGCTATAGGCATGCTAGCGCTGGGCTCAACCACCGCATCTGCAAGTGGCACGTACTATACGTGCGATACACCTACTAGCTGTAAGAAAGTTGATAAAAGAATACTCACCACCAGCTATAACGCGACCAAATACCCCATCGTCATGGCGCATGGATTTTTGGGCTGGAACCGCATGCTAGGGATTGTAGATTACTTTAATGGTATTCCGCAGACGTTAATAAGCAATGGGGCGGATGTTTTTACCACGAAAACGACTACGGTCAACTCTTCAGAGGTTCGTGGTGAAGAGTTGTTAAAGCAAGTGCGTATGATTAAGGCCATTACCGGCAGTAAGAAAGTGAACTTAGTGGGTCACAGCCAAGGCGGTCTAGACTCGCGTTACGTCGCAGGCGTCGATCCCCAAGCTATTGCTTCTATTACTACGGTAGCCTCGCCGCATACTGGCGCAGGGCTAGCGGACATTCTTAGCGAATCTACCAGAGAGAATGGCACTGGCGATTTTAATTTAAACGGTAAAATACTGTCTACGATAGTAGAAATCATTGGCGGAGGCATTAGTACCGCCGCAGGCACGCCGCTGACTCAAGCCGAAAAGCAAAATGCGATGAATGCCCTAGATTCTATTTCTGAAAAAGCCTTTATCCAATTTAACAAAGACTATCCAGCGCCTATCCCTAGCAGCTATTGTGGCCAACCCCCAGCGAATAATGTTATGAATGGGGTGGCTTACTACTCATTTAGTGGTGTCGGTCAGATTACTAACATCTTGGACCCTTCTGATTATCTTCTGCAGTTAACAGGCTCTTTATACGATAAAGATGATCTTAACGATGGCGTAGTCACTAAGTGCTCAAGTCGCGTGGGCAAAGTGATTCGTGATGATTATAAAATGAATCATTTGGACAGTATCAATCAGTTCTTAGGTTTAGTCTCTTGGGCGGAAACCAATCCACTGCCAGTCTACCGTCAGCAAATCAACCGCCTTAAAAATGACGGCTATTAG
- a CDS encoding esterase/lipase family protein, with protein MKTLLNRMQLISAGTAITAIGMLAMTSTSASAAEYYNCAQASGCVKVQSQKLTSSYNDTKYPVVMAHGFLGWNRMLGFLDYFNGIPQTLMSNGADVFTTKTTTVNSIEVRGEELLKQVRMIKAITGSQKVNLVGHSQGGLDSRYVAGVDPKAIASITTVASPHTGVGLADIISDATRENGTGDYNLAGKVLSTVVEIVGGGISTAAGTPLTQAENQSALNFLDSVSERAFVQFNKDFPAPIPSSYCGKTPANNVMNGVAYYSLSGVAQITNILDPSDYILQLTGSLYDKGDLNDGLVTKCSSRVGKVIRDDYKMNHLDSINQFLGLVSWTETNPMAVYRQQMNRVKNDGF; from the coding sequence ATGAAAACCCTGTTAAACCGTATGCAATTGATTTCCGCTGGTACTGCCATCACTGCTATAGGCATGTTAGCTATGACCTCTACCTCTGCGAGCGCGGCTGAATATTATAACTGCGCGCAGGCATCAGGTTGTGTCAAAGTTCAAAGCCAAAAATTGACCTCTAGTTATAATGACACTAAATATCCTGTGGTTATGGCCCATGGTTTTCTAGGGTGGAACCGTATGCTCGGCTTCTTGGATTACTTTAACGGTATTCCGCAGACCTTAATGAGCAACGGTGCCGATGTTTTCACCACCAAGACAACCACGGTCAATTCTATCGAAGTTCGCGGTGAAGAGTTATTAAAGCAAGTGCGTATGATTAAGGCCATTACTGGCAGTCAAAAAGTTAACTTAGTGGGTCACAGTCAAGGCGGTCTAGACTCGCGTTATGTCGCAGGCGTCGATCCAAAAGCTATTGCTTCTATCACTACTGTAGCCTCGCCGCATACTGGCGTAGGGCTAGCAGACATCATTAGTGACGCTACTCGTGAGAATGGCACAGGTGATTATAATTTGGCCGGTAAAGTCTTGTCTACGGTAGTAGAGATAGTGGGCGGTGGCATTAGTACGGCTGCAGGGACGCCGCTAACGCAAGCGGAAAACCAGAGTGCGCTAAACTTCTTAGACTCAGTGTCTGAAAGAGCTTTTGTACAATTTAACAAAGACTTTCCAGCGCCTATTCCGAGCAGCTATTGTGGCAAAACCCCGGCCAATAATGTCATGAATGGCGTGGCTTACTACTCGCTCAGTGGCGTGGCTCAGATTACCAATATTTTAGATCCTTCAGACTATATCCTGCAGTTAACCGGCTCGCTATATGACAAAGGCGATCTTAACGATGGTCTCGTGACCAAGTGCTCAAGCCGCGTGGGTAAAGTGATTCGTGATGATTATAAAATGAACCATTTAGATAGTATTAATCAATTCTTAGGATTAGTCTCGTGGACGGAAACCAATCCAATGGCAGTCTACCGTCAACAGATGAACCGCGTTAAAAATGACGGTTTCTAA
- the glnD gene encoding [protein-PII] uridylyltransferase, whose translation MFTCDAATIYITPLPPLAQSTERHFGVPAWLTQINEDINKALAHGVGIRQLVTARACAIDSLLVALFEHFALDQTELALFATGGYGRGELSLHSDVDILLLAPAAIDTATEPQLNDFVAKLWDMGIEPALSVRSVDECLEAAADQTVATALLEARLLVGNEALQNVPRDVVNQAWPQKDFFETKMAEARSRYLKHNATEYNLEPNIKTAPGGLRDIHVIGWISKRYFRVTKLYDLVQQDFLTEKEFDDLTFAEDYLWQIRHYLHELTGRNENKLLFDYQREIATLMGYESHEDDLPNAAVERFMRDYYRCAMQISTLSEMLTTHYYETIIEPRLRDDERPKKSPLNARFNQIGTQIAISHNRVFAQHPDAILEMFLLMGEHGIKNVRTRTLRALKIAARGIDQSYRDNPKNKALFLANLKEQNYLYHRLRTMNRYGVLSNYIPAFALVTGLMQYDLFHRYTVDAHILFLIRILRRFLDAHHQDEYPLVSAIFGRIERKEILVLAAMFHDIAKGRDGDHSTLGELDAIEFCLAHGMSQADANLVGWLTRYHLLMSMTAQKKDISDPAVVSEFANIVGNVTHLNHLYVLTVADMNATNPQLWNSWRATLMKQLYSQTRRILRADIDAPTNRQDMIAATRAQAIEMLDSVANQHMNREEVIALWDDLGDEYFLREIPQDILWHTKAILNHPPIGKASDAESQPLVVLREHRELALDAVQVFVYTQDQANLFAVTMAVFDQMNLDVLDARIITATREFALDSYVLLDRHGTLLTDTDRQEELKERLISAFMHPTTVKLAQKRLPRQLRHFQVPTRVAFDFNASSKQHIMTLETLDQPGLLARVGQIFLQHSIEVHAARITTLGERAEDMFYISDSNDQPLSEPRLAALKQALLDSFTQTAEAV comes from the coding sequence ATGTTTACGTGCGATGCCGCGACGATCTACATTACCCCCCTGCCTCCTCTAGCCCAATCTACTGAACGCCATTTCGGGGTGCCCGCTTGGCTGACCCAAATCAATGAGGATATCAATAAAGCCTTAGCGCATGGGGTCGGTATTCGCCAACTGGTCACTGCCCGTGCTTGCGCTATCGACAGCCTACTGGTCGCTCTCTTCGAACATTTCGCATTGGACCAGACCGAGCTGGCTTTATTTGCGACGGGAGGCTATGGCCGTGGGGAATTGTCGCTACACTCCGACGTCGATATCTTATTGCTTGCTCCTGCTGCGATAGACACCGCTACTGAGCCCCAGCTAAATGATTTCGTCGCCAAACTTTGGGATATGGGTATTGAGCCTGCGCTATCCGTGCGCAGTGTCGATGAGTGCCTGGAAGCGGCTGCGGATCAGACGGTCGCTACGGCATTATTAGAGGCACGCTTATTGGTGGGCAACGAAGCGCTGCAAAACGTGCCTAGAGATGTGGTGAATCAAGCTTGGCCGCAAAAAGACTTTTTTGAGACCAAGATGGCGGAAGCTAGAAGCCGTTATCTCAAACACAATGCCACCGAATACAACCTTGAGCCCAATATTAAAACGGCACCAGGGGGTCTGCGCGATATCCATGTGATTGGCTGGATTAGCAAACGCTATTTTCGCGTGACCAAGCTGTATGATTTAGTACAGCAAGACTTTTTGACCGAAAAAGAGTTTGATGACTTAACCTTTGCCGAAGACTATTTATGGCAAATCCGCCATTATTTGCACGAACTGACGGGGCGCAATGAAAACAAGCTATTGTTTGATTATCAGCGAGAAATAGCGACGTTAATGGGTTATGAGAGCCACGAAGACGACTTGCCCAATGCCGCAGTGGAGCGGTTTATGCGCGATTACTATCGCTGCGCCATGCAAATCTCAACCCTCTCTGAGATGCTGACCACCCATTATTACGAGACCATTATTGAGCCGCGGTTGCGCGATGATGAGCGACCCAAAAAATCACCGCTTAATGCTCGCTTTAATCAGATTGGCACCCAGATTGCCATCTCGCACAATCGCGTCTTTGCCCAGCACCCCGATGCTATCTTAGAGATGTTTTTATTAATGGGGGAGCACGGGATTAAAAACGTGCGCACCCGTACGCTACGGGCTCTAAAAATTGCCGCGCGCGGTATCGACCAAAGCTATCGCGACAACCCCAAAAATAAAGCGCTGTTTCTCGCCAATTTAAAAGAACAAAACTATCTGTATCACCGTCTGCGCACGATGAATCGCTATGGCGTCTTAAGCAACTATATTCCTGCCTTCGCCCTAGTCACAGGATTGATGCAATACGACCTGTTTCACCGCTATACGGTCGATGCGCATATTTTATTCTTAATCCGTATCTTACGCCGCTTTTTAGATGCCCATCATCAAGATGAGTATCCGCTAGTAAGCGCTATTTTTGGCCGGATTGAGCGTAAAGAAATCTTGGTCTTAGCCGCGATGTTCCATGACATCGCCAAAGGCCGCGATGGCGACCACAGCACCTTAGGCGAGCTTGATGCTATCGAGTTTTGCTTAGCGCACGGCATGAGTCAAGCGGATGCGAATTTGGTCGGATGGCTCACACGCTACCATCTATTAATGTCGATGACCGCGCAGAAAAAGGATATCTCCGACCCTGCAGTGGTTAGCGAATTTGCCAACATCGTGGGTAACGTCACGCATTTAAACCATCTGTATGTGCTGACAGTCGCGGATATGAATGCGACCAACCCACAGCTTTGGAACAGCTGGCGCGCGACGTTGATGAAACAGCTATATTCGCAAACACGTCGTATCTTACGGGCAGATATCGATGCCCCGACCAATCGCCAAGATATGATTGCGGCGACTCGCGCGCAGGCTATTGAGATGTTAGATAGCGTAGCTAATCAGCATATGAACCGTGAAGAGGTCATAGCGCTGTGGGATGATTTAGGCGATGAGTATTTCTTACGAGAGATTCCGCAGGATATATTGTGGCATACCAAAGCTATTCTTAATCACCCGCCGATAGGCAAGGCATCCGATGCTGAAAGCCAGCCGCTCGTGGTGTTGCGTGAGCACCGTGAATTGGCGCTCGATGCTGTGCAGGTTTTTGTTTATACCCAAGATCAAGCCAATTTATTTGCTGTCACTATGGCGGTGTTTGATCAAATGAACTTGGATGTCTTGGACGCCCGTATTATTACGGCAACGCGTGAGTTTGCTTTGGACTCTTACGTGCTGCTCGACCGTCACGGCACGTTATTAACCGATACCGATCGCCAAGAGGAGCTGAAAGAGCGGCTTATCAGCGCCTTTATGCACCCTACTACGGTTAAATTGGCGCAAAAGCGGCTGCCCAGACAGTTGCGGCATTTCCAAGTGCCTACGCGGGTGGCCTTTGACTTTAACGCGTCCTCTAAGCAACACATTATGACGCTAGAGACCTTGGATCAACCGGGTTTGCTGGCGCGTGTGGGACAAATATTTTTGCAGCACTCCATTGAGGTGCATGCGGCTAGAATCACGACTTTAGGGGAGCGGGCTGAAGATATGTTCTATATCAGTGATAGTAATGACCAGCCGCTCTCTGAGCCGCGCTTGGCGGCCTTAAAGCAAGCCTTGCTAGACAGCTTTACGCAAACGGCAGAGGCAGTCTAG
- a CDS encoding lipase secretion chaperone, which yields MQNKQRSKLVIIVMGLLILLLLGSFIWWLKPDNTAANNANLNADGTPTDASTAAAGETVLPGTVGVAGKANGNSPFVTGLENMPRSLQDTDVDGEIIIDENKNLVVTEGLRRLFDYFLSAMGEEDEATIVQRVEAYIRSHTPEPAASSAIEIFAQYREYLKALDGLQSSYGNLQMQATQAGEVDLSLIEQRRQDMIRLRKQIFTPETIEAFFAGEDAYEDYSMAMVRIEQDSSLSEAQKQASRADYISRLPDGVIKQNFEQQANFGELMQRTEELKAKGASPEALYAMRRQIVGEAAATRLAEVDKQENDFDARFNDYQAKRQALIAQAGSEAKAQAQITELERSQFDELERKRLTGYAQLKEQSQAKTP from the coding sequence ATGCAAAATAAACAACGCTCAAAACTCGTTATCATCGTGATGGGTCTCTTGATATTACTGTTATTGGGCAGCTTTATTTGGTGGTTAAAGCCAGATAATACTGCTGCTAATAATGCTAATTTAAATGCGGATGGCACGCCTACCGATGCGTCAACTGCGGCTGCCGGTGAGACCGTCTTACCGGGGACTGTGGGTGTTGCCGGCAAGGCGAACGGTAATTCACCTTTTGTCACTGGCTTAGAGAATATGCCACGCTCGCTACAAGATACGGATGTCGATGGTGAGATTATTATTGACGAAAATAAGAACTTGGTCGTCACCGAGGGCTTACGTCGTTTATTTGATTACTTCTTATCCGCGATGGGTGAGGAAGATGAAGCTACGATAGTGCAGCGCGTAGAAGCATATATCCGCAGTCATACCCCTGAGCCTGCCGCCAGTTCGGCTATCGAAATTTTTGCGCAATATAGAGAGTATCTGAAAGCCCTTGATGGCTTGCAAAGCAGTTATGGCAATTTGCAAATGCAAGCGACCCAAGCCGGCGAGGTAGACTTAAGCTTAATTGAGCAGCGTCGCCAAGATATGATCCGTCTGCGCAAACAGATATTTACCCCAGAAACCATCGAAGCCTTCTTTGCCGGTGAGGATGCCTACGAAGATTATAGTATGGCGATGGTGCGAATTGAACAAGACAGCAGTTTAAGTGAAGCGCAAAAACAAGCCAGCCGCGCGGACTATATCAGCCGTCTGCCGGATGGGGTCATCAAGCAAAATTTTGAGCAGCAAGCCAATTTTGGCGAATTGATGCAACGGACAGAAGAGTTAAAAGCTAAGGGCGCAAGTCCCGAGGCGTTATATGCCATGCGTCGGCAGATAGTAGGGGAGGCCGCGGCCACCCGTCTTGCGGAAGTCGATAAACAAGAAAATGATTTTGATGCCCGTTTCAATGACTATCAGGCCAAACGCCAAGCGCTCATTGCACAAGCCGGTAGCGAAGCTAAAGCCCAAGCGCAAATCACTGAGCTAGAACGCAGTCAATTTGATGAGTTAGAGCGCAAGCGTTTAACGGGTTATGCGCAGTTAAAAGAGCAGTCACAGGCCAAAACGCCATAA